A part of Gramella sp. MAR_2010_147 genomic DNA contains:
- a CDS encoding TonB-dependent receptor, with translation MKKNILFLLVLVCVGKLSAQELKGIVLDSKTGISLDNVAVANLDSGVINLTDKNGNFKFDFVEFPVTLEFSRSEYLNNILKIQSEQEVVEIYLQKEIDQLSEVVVRSSNIPQEIRKIPASVSLISENDLQRTDNFNLVQNFNYIPGIFVSQGALNTNKINIRGIGARAQYSTNRIKAYINGIPLTTAEGELTLDDFDSEYLDRIELFKGPVSSVFGAGLGGAINLYTAQNTRDQKSVTTAFSYGSFNTRKTRANLNYVKDSLDISINYNNIQSDGYRQNGDYERNSLLGSAGLTTKSGNYWSFFFSYTNLKAFIPSSLNEDDFRNDPEKAAFTWNQAAGYESYDKNIFGISYEHNFSSNFKNQTSVFYNSRDGYEPRPFNILDEDRNSFGVRTKFNYKTSVFEKASELSFGAETMLEFYETGTFENLYEEIEGRRSVQGDRLSLNEQNRNYINVFAQMNMEITSRLFLEAGLNFNSTVYDLEDKFNSDDSNQSGDYRFDPVISPRLGLSYEAFERKNFYASASHGFSTPTVAETLTPEGQINTDLKTETGLNYEVGFKGNWLNNKLYTELNLYSIQIRNLLVARRVGPDQFVGVNAGKADHNGIEFTSAYRTNLSPDLQLKLFLNSNFNFFEFDKFVDLGENYSGNTIPGVPEYMISPGTEISFKDLTANINFQAFGEMALDDDNSGYTDPYQLLNFKLNYNWNLSQRLHLQFNFGINNILDEDYAASIVTNAVGFRGSAPRYYYPGNPRNYFGGVRLKFDL, from the coding sequence TTGAAAAAAAATATATTATTCCTTTTAGTTCTTGTGTGTGTAGGAAAACTAAGTGCGCAGGAATTAAAAGGAATTGTTTTAGATAGCAAGACTGGCATTTCACTGGATAATGTTGCAGTTGCAAATTTAGATTCTGGAGTGATTAATCTTACAGATAAGAATGGTAATTTTAAATTTGATTTTGTAGAGTTTCCGGTAACCTTGGAGTTCTCAAGATCTGAATATTTGAATAATATTCTCAAAATTCAAAGTGAGCAGGAAGTTGTAGAAATATACCTTCAGAAAGAAATTGATCAGCTTTCAGAAGTAGTTGTTAGAAGTTCAAATATTCCTCAGGAAATTAGGAAGATTCCCGCATCTGTGAGTCTTATTTCTGAAAATGATTTACAGAGAACAGATAATTTCAATCTGGTTCAGAACTTTAATTATATTCCCGGGATTTTTGTGAGTCAGGGTGCATTGAATACGAATAAGATTAATATTCGTGGTATTGGCGCCAGAGCTCAATATAGTACAAATCGAATTAAAGCATATATTAACGGTATTCCACTAACAACAGCTGAAGGTGAATTAACTTTGGATGATTTTGATTCGGAATATCTGGATAGAATTGAACTTTTTAAAGGACCTGTTTCTTCCGTTTTTGGTGCAGGTTTAGGGGGTGCCATTAACCTTTATACTGCTCAAAATACCAGAGATCAGAAATCGGTTACGACCGCGTTCAGTTACGGCAGCTTTAATACCAGAAAGACCAGGGCGAATCTCAATTACGTAAAAGACAGTCTGGATATTTCTATTAATTACAACAATATTCAAAGTGATGGTTACCGTCAAAACGGAGATTATGAAAGAAATTCATTGTTAGGCTCTGCTGGCCTTACTACTAAATCCGGGAATTACTGGTCGTTCTTTTTTTCCTATACTAATTTGAAAGCCTTTATTCCAAGCTCTTTAAATGAAGATGATTTCAGGAATGATCCTGAAAAAGCAGCTTTTACCTGGAACCAGGCAGCGGGTTATGAATCTTATGATAAAAATATCTTTGGAATTTCTTATGAACATAATTTCTCTTCAAATTTTAAAAATCAAACTTCCGTTTTTTATAATTCCCGGGATGGCTATGAGCCAAGACCTTTTAATATTTTGGATGAGGATCGAAATTCCTTCGGTGTTAGGACTAAATTCAATTACAAAACTTCCGTTTTTGAAAAAGCTTCAGAACTTAGTTTTGGAGCAGAAACGATGTTAGAATTTTATGAAACCGGAACTTTTGAGAATCTTTATGAAGAAATAGAGGGAAGAAGAAGCGTTCAGGGAGATCGTTTGAGTTTAAATGAACAGAACAGGAATTATATCAATGTTTTTGCTCAGATGAATATGGAGATTACTTCAAGGTTATTTTTGGAAGCAGGTCTAAACTTTAACTCGACGGTGTATGATCTTGAGGATAAGTTTAATTCAGATGATAGTAACCAGTCTGGGGATTATCGCTTTGATCCGGTAATATCACCGAGATTAGGCTTAAGCTATGAAGCTTTTGAGCGAAAAAACTTTTATGCTTCTGCCAGTCATGGATTTTCTACACCAACGGTTGCTGAAACTTTAACTCCGGAAGGACAAATAAATACTGATCTAAAAACTGAAACCGGCTTGAATTATGAAGTCGGATTTAAAGGAAACTGGTTGAATAACAAACTTTATACGGAGTTAAACCTTTATTCTATTCAAATTCGAAATTTACTGGTAGCAAGAAGGGTAGGGCCAGACCAGTTTGTTGGTGTAAATGCAGGGAAAGCAGATCATAACGGGATTGAATTTACTTCAGCCTATCGAACAAATCTCTCTCCAGATCTTCAGCTCAAATTATTTCTTAATTCAAATTTCAATTTTTTCGAGTTCGATAAATTTGTAGATCTAGGTGAAAATTATTCGGGGAATACCATTCCGGGAGTTCCTGAATATATGATTTCACCGGGAACGGAGATCAGTTTTAAAGATCTTACTGCGAATATCAATTTTCAGGCATTCGGAGAAATGGCGCTGGATGATGATAATTCCGGATATACAGACCCTTACCAATTATTGAATTTCAAATTAAATTATAACTGGAATTTAAGCCAGAGATTGCATCTACAATTTAATTTCGGGATTAATAATATTCTGGATGAGGATTATGCGGCGAGTATAGTAACAAACGCAGTTGGCTTTAGAGGCTCTGCACCCCGTTATTATTATCCGGGCAATCCAAGAAATTATTTTGGAGGAGTAAGATTAAAGTTTGATTTATAA
- the coaD gene encoding pantetheine-phosphate adenylyltransferase: MKKAVFPGSFDPLTLGHTDIIDRALPLFDEIILAIGTNSSKKYMFSLEERLHFLKETYKNESKIKVETYKGLTVDFCKSQNAGFILRGLRNGQDLEFEKSIGQTNYKMSGIDSIFLLSSSGKAHISSTVVRDVMHHNGNYEFMVPDVVRKK, from the coding sequence ATGAAAAAAGCAGTTTTTCCGGGATCTTTCGATCCGCTTACACTTGGACATACCGATATTATTGACCGTGCGCTACCCTTATTTGACGAGATCATTCTGGCGATTGGCACCAATTCCAGCAAAAAATATATGTTTAGTTTGGAGGAAAGACTTCATTTTTTAAAAGAAACCTATAAAAATGAATCTAAGATTAAGGTTGAAACCTATAAGGGCCTTACAGTTGATTTCTGCAAGTCTCAAAATGCAGGTTTTATTCTACGTGGATTACGAAACGGGCAGGATCTTGAATTTGAAAAATCTATTGGGCAAACCAATTACAAAATGTCTGGCATAGACAGCATCTTTCTGCTTTCCAGTTCCGGCAAAGCTCATATTTCTTCTACGGTAGTGCGGGATGTCATGCACCATAACGGCAATTATGAGTTTATGGTACCAGATGTGGTTAGGAAAAAGTAG